From the genome of Hyperolius riggenbachi isolate aHypRig1 chromosome 9, aHypRig1.pri, whole genome shotgun sequence, one region includes:
- the FLRT2 gene encoding leucine-rich repeat transmembrane protein FLRT2, with the protein MGLRTVLWPRDWVSFLKSWILFSLGLLIHINQSLACPTVCRCDRNYVYCNERSLTSVPLGIPEGVNVLYLHNNQINNAGFPAELHNVQSVHTVYLYGNQLDEFPMNLPKNVRVLHLQENNIQTVSRVPLAQLLKLEELHLDDNSISTVGVEDGAFREAVSLKLLFLSKNHLSSVPVGLPFGLQELRLDENRIARISEQAFHNLTGLERLILDGNLLTNKGISNGTFSYLPKLREFSMVRNSLTSPPIDLQGTYLVKLNLQDNQINHIPVSAFAKLHKLERLDISNNRLQRLARGVFDNLTNLKQLTARNNPWFCDCGIRWVTEWLKSLPAAINVRAFMCQGPENFRGMAVRELNVNQLSCPTTTPVLPPVTQPPPTLAPTTLPTTIFVPTPTEAPTVPTTTTPSPTLPPVTLPEPEIIIIEKVTPLTRERLQLSIRSVNDTSIHVSWLAVLLVVSYKLTWVKMGHSLVEGIVHEQIVSGEKQHWSLLNLEPKSTYRICLVPLDAFNNYQAGEETVCAEATTKTSPQNNGSNTPSSHEQATIQSIGSPFLLAGLIGGAVIIVLVVLLSIFCWHMHKKGRYASQKWKYNRGRRKDDYCEAGTKKDNSILEMTETSFQIVSLNNDQLLKGGFRLQPIYAPNGSLTYTDCHVPNNLRYFNNSSVPDLEHCHT; encoded by the coding sequence ATGGGCCTTCGGACAGTTCTTTGGCCCAGGGACTGGGTGTCCTTCTTGAAATCCTGGATTTTGTTCTCCCTCGGGCTGCTCATTCATATAAACCAATCTTTGGCATGCCCGACGGTGTGCCGCTGTGATCGGAACTATGTCTACTGTAATGAGCGGAGTTTGACCTCAGTGCCTCTTGGAATTCCGGAGGGTGTTAACGTACTCTACCTCCACAACAACCAAATTAACAATGCTGGTTTTCCCGCGGAGCTGCACAACGTCCAGTCGGTGCATACGGTTTACTTGTACGGCAACCAGTTGGACGAATTTCCCATGAACCTTCCTAAGAATGTCAGAGTGCTCCACCTCCAGGAAAACAACATTCAGACTGTTTCGAGAGTGCCGTTGGCACAGCTTTTAAAACTGGAAGAGTTGCACTTGGACGATAACTCCATCTCAACGGTAGGGGTTGAGGATGGGGCATTCCGTGAAGCGGTGAGCCTAAAGCTGCTTTTCCTATCCAAGAATCACTTGAGCAGTGTGCCGGTCGGCCTTCCTTTTGGCTTACAAGAGTTGAGGCTGGATGAAAACCGTATAGCTAGGATTTCTGAGCAGGCCTTTCACAACCTGACCGGCTTGGAACGTTTGATCCTGGACGGCAATCTCCTGACCAACAAAGGAATTTCCAATGGCACGTTTAGCTACCTGCCTAAGCTTAGGGAGTTTTCCATGGTACGTAATTCTCTCACCAGTCCTCCTATCGATCTCCAGGGCACCTATTTGGTAAAGCTCAACCTGCAGGACAACCAAATCAACCATATCCCAGTGTCAGCCTTTGCCAAACTGCACAAGCTcgagagattggatatttccaacAACCGGCTACAGAGGTTGGCTAGAGGAGTTTTCGATAACCTAACCAACCTAaaacaactgactgcaaggaacaACCCTTGGTTTTGTGATTGTGGCATTCGATGGGTCACCGAGTGGCTAAAGTCTCTTCCAGCTGCCATCAACGTTCGTGCATTCATGTGTCAGGGGCCGGAGAATTTCCGAGGAATGGCAGTTAGGGAGCTCAATGTGAATCAACTCTCCTGCCCAACTACTACTCCCGTCTTACCACCTGTTACCCAGCCTCCTCCAACCCTGGCCCCAACTACCCTTCCCACAACCATTTTTGTCCCTACTCCTACTGAAGCACCTACAGTCCCAACAACAACCACTCCCTCTCCCACCCTACCTCCCGTTACCCTACCTGAACCAGAGATAATAATCATCGAGAAAGTGACCCCACTGACCCGAGAACGACTCCAGCTCTCCATTCGCTCTGTGAACGACACCTCCATCCATGTCAGCTGGCTGGCCGTGCTTCTGGTTGTCTCCTACAAGCTCACTTGGGTTAAGATGGGGCACAGCCTGGTGGAAGGGATTGTTCACGAACAAATAGTGAGTGGCGAAAAACAACACTGGAGTCTGTTGAATCTAGAGCCCAAATCCACCTACCGGATATGTCTGGTTCCCTTAGACGCTTTCAACAATTATCAGGCGGGTGAAGAGACTGTCTGTGCCGAGGCGACCACAAAGACCTCACCACAGAATAACGGTAGTAACACCCCCTCTAGCCACGAGCAGGCCACGATTCAGAGCATCGGCTCCCCTTTCCTGCTGGCAGGGTTAATCGGGGGCGCGGTCATTATTGTACTTGTTGTCTTGCTCAGCATCTTCTGCTGGCACATGCACAAAAAGGGACGCTACGCCTCCCAGAAATGGAAATACAACCGAGGCCGTCGGAAAGACGATTACTGCGAGGCGGGCACTAAGAAGGACAACTCCATCTTGGAGATGACGGAAACCAGCTTCCAGATCGTCTCCTTAAACAATGACCAGCTCCTTAAAGGAGGTTTCAGACTTCAGCCCATATACGCCCCAAATGGGAGCCTCACATACACAGACTGTCACGTCCCGAACAATTTGAGGTACTTCAACAATAGCAGCGTTCCAGACTTGGAGCACTGCCACACGTGA